The Sphingomonas sanxanigenens DSM 19645 = NX02 genome includes a region encoding these proteins:
- a CDS encoding SDR family oxidoreductase, with amino-acid sequence MTKTILITGAGSGFGEAAAIGMAKAGHNIIATAQISPQVAALREKVAKLGLDNLRVEKLDLTDPYDMAFIAKLDIDILWNNAGYGESGPVSEIPLDLVRKNYEINVFKPLELTQAFIKRWVVEGGKGKKIVFTSSMGGLFTPAGWGTYVSTKHALESIAEAIAQEVAPFGIKVQTINPGAYYTGYNETMADTAFRWLDADKNFTKPAELRTTFDALLASPMGHMDAQEQIDRMIAIVPADTGKVRNVSPKAVEDMLKEAQAAAWDAEI; translated from the coding sequence ATGACCAAGACCATCCTCATCACTGGCGCCGGTTCGGGCTTCGGCGAGGCCGCTGCGATCGGAATGGCCAAGGCTGGCCACAACATAATCGCGACCGCACAGATATCTCCCCAGGTGGCAGCGCTGCGCGAAAAGGTCGCCAAGCTCGGCCTAGACAATCTGCGCGTCGAGAAGCTCGACCTGACCGACCCCTATGATATGGCTTTCATCGCGAAGCTGGATATCGATATCCTGTGGAACAACGCCGGCTATGGCGAGAGCGGCCCGGTATCCGAAATCCCGCTCGATTTGGTCCGCAAGAATTATGAGATCAACGTCTTCAAGCCGCTGGAGCTGACCCAAGCGTTCATCAAGCGCTGGGTCGTCGAAGGCGGAAAAGGCAAGAAGATCGTCTTCACCTCGTCGATGGGTGGGCTGTTCACGCCGGCCGGCTGGGGCACCTATGTCTCGACCAAACACGCGCTGGAATCGATTGCCGAAGCGATCGCTCAGGAAGTCGCACCCTTCGGGATCAAGGTCCAGACGATCAACCCGGGTGCCTATTACACCGGCTATAACGAGACGATGGCGGACACCGCGTTCCGTTGGCTCGATGCCGACAAGAACTTCACCAAGCCGGCTGAGCTTCGCACCACCTTCGATGCGCTGCTCGCCAGCCCGATGGGCCATATGGACGCGCAGGAACAGATCGACCGCATGATCGCGATCGTCCCCGCCGATACCGGCAAGGTCCGCAACGTCAGCCCCAAGGCGGTCGAGGACATGCTGAAGGAAGCACAGGCTGCCGCTTGGGACGCTGAAATCTAA